CACTAGAACATGGGTAGGAAAGAATGGTACAACTCTATAGCAAGTTAATGTGTGAGTCTTTAAGTACTTAATATATACACTAAATAAGATCTGAACCCTAAGCAGCTTTTATGTTTCCTTAATATGTTTCTCTAGTCAGAAACTGcaaataataatttgaaaatgcagaaaagggATTAGTTCTGTGCATCACTTACAGATTGCAGAAAATTAGTTGTCCGCAGATCTAAGCCAAGTAATTGCTGATACAGCAAATGGCAACTGGGCAAAGAACTCTTCTTAGAAATGATGCTtactatattttaaattaaatttacttGCCAGAAAGTGCAAGTAGTCGTGCTGGCAGCATTAATTAAAGAGTACATATCCTAGGGGGATACCAGTAATAGATCACATATACACAAACACAAGTATTCTAAGTACAGCTGATTCTTTCAAAGATTAAAATATCATACACAAACCTTACTTTCATACTTATTTTTCCAGTAGCCTAAAGACTGTACCCTAAGAAATGATAAATTGAAAAGATCCTGAACTTTGAAAATACTATTGCAGTAAAGAGCATTGGAGCAAAGAGAAAATGGCATCAGCAGGTGCCAGTGCAGACTCCCAGTCCAGGGCAAATTTCCAATGAAGTTAGCAACTCAATCCTATTTTACATGTACGTAGAGTGTTGTTATAGGCAGCAAGAATGAGTGGAAACAAATCTGCCATAACTGAGGATTTGACACAGTGTTTTCCATGTGCAGGACCTGTTTGCACTGGGCCTGCAAGCGGAACCATGCGGCAGTCGTGGCTTATCTGCTGCATGCTGGGGCTGACAAGGACATCCTGACAAAGAAAGGGGAGAGGCCAGCCCAGTTAACATCCAAGAGAGAGATCAGGAAGATGTTGGGAGGTAACCTACAGTGACTGTGCCATATGATCATCAAAGATTGGTAAAAGGGCATGTGTGCTCCAATCTTTGTTTTGCATGTGAAGATAGTGTGTTTGGATTTTAGTATTCGGACTTGTTTTCTAGAGTGTTTACATGAtaagaaaacaaagttttaaGTAAAGAGGATTACCAATAAATTCCATACCCAGATAGCCAAACTTTTTTCAAAACACTGGAAATCTAGAAAAACTATATTTTCAGGAATGCTGTGTGCCAGGTAGATGCAGTTTCCAGTTTTCAGAAGgacagcaggagaaaaatatCTGTAGGAAGGTCTTCTATGAGCAACACCTGATTTTCCTTATGTTCTATGTCGGATAAATCAAAAATCAGCAGCCTAGATAAATGGCTCATTAAAAGACATCAGTAGAACATCTCTATCATGCTTTGTAACTTCTGGAATAGAgcaggctttgctgctggagGTGATATGTAATTTGAAATGCAGCTGATTAACAACATCTTGTCTCTCCTGTGCACTCCtgtgtctggttttgttttcactggTGTCTCTCCCAGCTATTGAATGGGTaatccagcagctctcccagtACTGCATGTTCCCTTTATACTCTACCTTAATATCAAACAACATATGACCCTTTGTTTTTCATTGCCTGCAACATTATGAAGATGACAGCATTATTCCACCAGAGACCATGTTACAATATTCTGTACAGATTAAAACAAGCCAAAACAGAAGTACTGCAGTGTTTACAAGGAATTAGCACCCCCGGAATTATTAGAATCAGACTCAGCTTTTATGTCTGTATGGCAACACCTGAGCATTCTGCTTATTGTACGAAAAAAAGACACGGTGCTTCCTGATGCATCTTTTAACCTGTGATGCTTTTAACACCgcattcccaaaaaaaaagaaacccaaaatcAGTCTTGGAGaatgttgtttggtttgttttacaGTGGAAGATGAACTCCCAGACTTAAAGCAAGATTCAGATCTGCCAATCATCCCCAATTACCTGGCTAACCCACCTTTCCCATATGTTTACAACACCTTGAGTACCAGCATTCCAGATCCTCCCCTGAATGGGAATCTCTCACACTTGGAACCACAAGACACCAACCCTCCGTCTGTACCTGACTCGGACACCTGTGGACGAGCACGAGCGCTGTTGCAGCCGGGGAACGCTGCTCCTGAGGCTCCTCCCAACAGGGACATCCCACCCCTGCCTCAAGGGTCTGCTGGGCCATCACACCCAAATCCTGTCCTCCAGAGAGCTCCTGTTTACCAGGGCTCAGTGTCTTGGGGCAGAAGTCCCTCTTTGCCAGCAGGATCCAACCAGTCCCTACCCCAGCAAGGGAACAGCTCCTGCATGGGACCTGTGCCAGCCTTTCAGCctgttttcttcacaggagCTTTTCCACTCAACATGCAAGGTAATACCAAAAGTCTCTTCTGGCTTTGTGTTGATCTTCTGacaccttgggcagtgcagACTAATCATGGGTTTCCGGAGACTTTCAGATTGCCATGCTTAGCCATTTAGGAAACATTTGAAGGGAATGAAGTAGGCAGATATGCTGTTTCTGCTAGAACTGTTATTAAAATATTCATGTAAAATTTGCTGTCTCAATTGCTACAAAAGCACACAGACACCAGGGTAATCTAATTCTCTAAATAGCATAGTCCAAGCTGCAAATACAGATCATGAGCAAGAAGCTAGTGAGCTCAAGAGAACCTCACATGGCTCAGTTTGCACTGAGCTGTTCTAGGATCTGCCTGTTATGCAGGGAAACTTTGCCTACCCAGAGAGGGAAACCTGGAATTCCAGTTACCATTAACAATTTTGTTCTTCAAGTAAAAGGCATTCTGATACCATGGGGGAGCAATGCAAAGTGAACTGAGAGCAAGAAATACCAATAAAAGCAATCTTGGATTGCTCAGGAAATTGATAACCAGTACAAGCTGCTGTTAAATCAGCTTAAATCAATTAAAGAGTATTCATGCAATGGTTCAGACATGCACACATATATTGCATTAGATTTGCTATGATTTTTTCATATAGTTTGATGAAAATCAATCTAATTAAATCTGTGGTCATACAATTCCAGGTTTTGGTTTCTGAGTATTCATGTATTCTTACCAGTGACACAAATGACAATAGAACATAGAAATACCTGGAAGTTGTTATAGAGACATTGTTTCCAATTTCTTTATACCTCTACCTATTAATGTGACTTTTTATTTCTAATAGAGCTGGTGCTTAAAGTGAGAATACAAACCCCTAATCTTAGAGAAAATGACTTCATTGAAATTGAACTGGACAGACAAGAACTGACATACAAGGAGCTGCTCCGAGTGAGTTGCCATGAGCTGGGTGTGAACCCTGAGCATGTGCAGAAGATCAGAAAATTACCAAATACGATGTTAAGAAAGGTAAGAGCTCTACCTTTTGAAGTGCAGCAACttagaaaagagatttttaggTTACTGGTACAAAGGAATAATTTGTTGGTCACCTGCATAGGCCcatgttggaaaaaaaaaaaatcaaccaaaaatgaaaaatctctgCTCAACTTGCAACACTCAGCACTTGTTTGGGATTTCTTCAGTAAAACGGTTCTCAAATTTCTTGAGCACCTGCTTTCATCACCATTTGGTGCTGGACCCAGTTAATACCTGATTCTATGCCTCTGTTGTAAAATTCAGTACAACACAACGCCGCTGTGAGCTGCCAACAGCATTTAAAAGGCCTGCAGAGCTCAACCAAGCTCTGTGAATTCAGTAAGGCCTGGCTGCAGTCCTTGCACACAGGTGTTTTGTAGGGTTGCTCTGAACATAACTGTCCTTCCTTTAGTAGCATTTAGCCTGTAGCCAACAGAGAAGGGACCTGTTGGCCTGTTTTACCAACTCATCACGGACCTTTCTTTCACTCTCAAATCCTTACAGAGTATTGCTGGCATCACTCTTGGGGCAAATCTGATTAGGAATAGATCCACAGACTTCACTCTGCTGCATCTTCACTGACTATAGGATGTCTTCCTCTGTGTTAGTCAaaaagtggaggaaaaaaaaagacataagCAATTCTGTCACTTTCCAACTTTAGTTGTTGTTGAaagaactttttattttcatctctgATCACTTCAGGCTCTCTGGTAGGACTTCAGGACCCCTGTTGTTCCTGCAGTGACACAAACCTGACTCTGTGTACTGCTGTTGGCAGCAGAGAACTGCTgcaggggctcagagctggCCTTGCTGGGTAGCCCTGAAGAAAGCCATGCAGGCCATGAAGGTCTATGTGCAGGACCTCCTTGGGTAGATGCAAGCATCAATTCATCAGCTTGCTAATTCATGCTAAGAATTagcaaggggaaaaagaaaaggatttggGTGCCATGCAAATCTTGCAAGTGTAATCCTACTCATCACTTGCACTCACTGTCAGTGTTGCATTCCTTCTAAAAATAGACTTAAGGGAATAGTTGAATAAGACCCCAGAGTAAATACAAGATGCAACAGGATATTTGCTTTCCAGTTCACTGTAAGGAACTCTcatagttaaaaataaatacataccTTGTGTTAGTATGAGCTTATTATTTTAACTTACCTCTGCAAAATTAAAGGACACTAACACTATCACCTAACTCCTTATTGTATTTGTTTAAAGGACAAGGATGTTGCAAGGCTACAGGATTTCCAAGAACTGGAGCTTGTTCTAACAGTAAACGACAAAAACTCACTTTTCAGAGTCCCAACACTTTCTGAACAGAGTGGGTATAACAAGAAGGCATCAGAACTTACGTACTAATTAAGGAataaaacaaagtatttttatctttcattttACAATTATGTTTGAAAAACAGTACCTATAAGGGCTAatgatgtgaaaaaaaatctattttgttAACTGTGAAATAAACTGAAGTGGTTATGCACATTTAAAGCTTCTAGTTAATCTACAAACAGCGAGTCTGGTATAAAAGTAGCTCATTGCACAGGAGTATTGGTAGAACTATCTGTTAATGCAATACTTCCTTACAAAAAGATAATTAAATACTGCAGAGTTAGAAGCTCTCAGGGAAAGGCTTACCTTAAGCTGTTCTAATAATTTGTTTGCTATAAAATAGCAGAGGTACTCAAGCTAAAGAACCTGCCATGAAGCTGATTTAATATTTCTACTGAGTCCATTACCATCAATATTCTCTTTTTAGATCATGTTTATTAAGTCCTATCTTACTTAGAGGGGAAAACAACCAGAAGGGTTTACATCTGTGGAAGCACAAAACTATGTCAAGTTTAAATTCTATCAAGTGACTTATAGTGATTTCTTAATCCCTGTTTACACTTTTCCCTATTTCTCAGGTTGAAAATAAAAGTGACAGTAATTGTCCAAATAATAAATATGCTCTCAACCAAAATCCCTTTTAgagaattttttccctgttgtctGTTAATATATACATGAGCAATTGACATGTAATGACATGTGCAATTAAATATACTATTTTTGTTACTGTATTGACATTTCTTCAATGCtgattttatttccccttttaaaagcacataaaatgtaattttatttttctttgaccTCTACATTCCTGAGAAAAATTGCATCTTGAACCTATAAAGATACCTGTGTAAAAGAAACTAGTGAAGTACCCAGGATTTTCTGGGGCTGATAGCCAAACTTGATGTTCCTATgcaatgtattttctttttttcactgtgaCTTGTGTTTACCCATGCAGtttactgaaaagaaaatcacagtTACTTAAAATTCAGAGTTTGACTACTTTGCTGTGAAATtcttgaaataaagaaaagtatataagAGCTGaattttatctgatttttttaggattttagTATTTAGTCACTTGAATTTGAGGAAGAGTTCTACTCTGCTAGGCCACATGAAAAGCAGGTGCTATGGATTAGGTGAATAAACTAAAGCATGAGATATAACAGGCAAATAGAATGCACCAAACTGGTCCATTCACCTTTCCCCCCAGTTTCTTTGGaaactgcagctgccaaaggaatTTATCTGTTGTCTTCTCTCGGAGTTCAGAGTCTGAGAAGGCTGTGCAgtggctgtgcagctgctgaggcAGTCGTGGGCTGGGGACCAAGCCCAGcctccccctgtgctggggctgcggCAGGAGCGGGTCAGAGCTGCCCGTGTCACCCCAATGCGGGCCAGAGCCGCCTGTGTCACCCCAATGCGGGCCAGAGCCGCCTGTGTCACCCCAGTGCGGGTCAGAGCTGCGTGTGTCACCCCAGTGCGGGCCAGAGTTGCGTGTGTCACCCCAGTGCGGGCCAGAGCTGCCCGTGTCACCCCAGTGCGGGCCAGAGCTGCGTGTGTCACCCCAGTGCGGGCCAGAGCTGCGTGTGTCACCCCAATGCGGGTCAGAGCCGCCCGTGTCACCCCAATGCGGGTCAGAGCCGCCCGTGTCACCCC
This DNA window, taken from Ammospiza caudacuta isolate bAmmCau1 chromosome 19, bAmmCau1.pri, whole genome shotgun sequence, encodes the following:
- the ANKRD40 gene encoding ankyrin repeat domain-containing protein 40, yielding MREAGGGCGEMAERERQERLREAAALGDAEEVQRLVELGVGLNSQNEVNGWTCLHWACKRNHAAVVAYLLHAGADKDILTKKGERPAQLTSKREIRKMLGVEDELPDLKQDSDLPIIPNYLANPPFPYVYNTLSTSIPDPPLNGNLSHLEPQDTNPPSVPDSDTCGRARALLQPGNAAPEAPPNRDIPPLPQGSAGPSHPNPVLQRAPVYQGSVSWGRSPSLPAGSNQSLPQQGNSSCMGPVPAFQPVFFTGAFPLNMQELVLKVRIQTPNLRENDFIEIELDRQELTYKELLRVSCHELGVNPEHVQKIRKLPNTMLRKDKDVARLQDFQELELVLTVNDKNSLFRVPTLSEQSGYNKKASELTY